The following proteins come from a genomic window of Dioscorea cayenensis subsp. rotundata cultivar TDr96_F1 unplaced genomic scaffold, TDr96_F1_v2_PseudoChromosome.rev07_lg8_w22 25.fasta BLBR01000421.1, whole genome shotgun sequence:
- the LOC120254339 gene encoding uncharacterized protein LOC120254339: protein MFPGKPEINPNEQCNAMTLRSGTQLEDQKIMKDINQVIETKITDKAKPPCAEIEDKEKEEYKYIASKPYMPPISFPQRLAKAKMDKQFGRFLEILKKLYINIQFTEALQQMPSYAKFLKDILSKKRKLEEYKTVSLTEECSALIQNKLPPKLKDPGSLSIPCVIGTTSFERALCDLGSSVSLMPLFVCRKLEMGELKQITITLQLADGFVKYPIGILEDVPIKVSKFVILADFVVLEMEEDSQIPIILGRPFLATAGAIIDVKHGKLSLTIGDEKVEFDLSNTLKKSFVENSCCRIDSLHQTERQEMPKHCFSNDIGEHEKSLEVQTYLPSQNANIEKLRKSSMPNISKEVKVS, encoded by the coding sequence ATGTTTCCAGGTAAACCAGAAATTAACCCGAATGAGCAGTGTAATGCTATGACTTTGAGAAGTGGCACACAATTGGAGGATCAAAAAATTATGAAGGATATCAATCAAGTCATTGAAACAAAGATAACAGATAAAGCCAAGCCACCATGTGCTGAAATTGAAgacaaagaaaaggaagaatacAAGTATATAGCATCAAAGCCTTACATGCCACCAATTTCCTTTCCGCAGAGATTGGCTAAAGCTAAGATGGATAAGCAATTCGGAAGATTTTTGGagattttgaagaaattataTATCAACATACAATTTACAGAGGCATTACAACAAATGCCCTCCTATGCCAAGTTTCTGAAGGACATCTtgtcaaagaaaagaaagctaGAGGAATACAAGACTGTATCATTAACTGAGGAGTGTAGTGCTCTTATTCAGAACAAATTACCTCCAAAGCTTAAAGACCCAGGCAGTTTGTCCATTCCGTGTGTGATTGGCACCACAAGTTTCGAAAGGGCACTATGTGACCTTGGTTCTAGTGTAAGTCTTATGCCTCTTTTTGTGTGTAGGAAGCTGGAAATGGGTGAACTCAAGCAAATTACAATcactttgcaattggcagacGGTTTTGTCAAGTATCCGATAGGTATCCTTGAGGATGTGCCTATTAAGGTCAGTAAGTTTGTCATTCTAGCTGATTTTGTTGTGCTAGAGATGGAAGAGGATTCTCAAATCCCCATCATTTTGGGTAGGCCATTTTTAGCTACAGCAGGTGCTATTATAGATGTTAAGCATGGTAAACTTTCTTTAACTATTGGTGATGAAaaagttgagtttgatttgtctAACACTTTGAAAAAATCTTTTGTTGAGAATTCATGTTGTAGGATCGACTCACTACATCAAACTGAGAGACAAGAAATGCCAAAGCATTGCTTCAGTAATGACATTGGTGAACATGAAAAATCACTAGAAGTACAAACCTACCTTCCATCTCAAAATGCTAATATTGAAAAGCTAAGGAAAAGTTCTATGCCCAATATTTCTAAGGAAGTGAAAGTTTCATAG